From Algoriphagus sp. NG3, the proteins below share one genomic window:
- a CDS encoding outer membrane insertion C- signal has protein sequence MKYFKILFLVMCLGFASALESNAQEVGIRFGNFSGNNVALDAVFGLGQFSRVHADLSFGGNGVGLDALWNPIYRPVSTSDFKYYLGFGPSFYFGDPFAFGVAGEIGIEYAFVDVPIVIGADWRPNFRLVENTDFLADQFGLNIRWRFGNDGSSSTK, from the coding sequence ATGAAATATTTCAAGATTTTATTTCTAGTAATGTGTTTAGGCTTTGCAAGTGCCTTGGAAAGCAATGCACAGGAGGTAGGTATCAGGTTTGGCAATTTTTCAGGAAATAACGTTGCCTTAGATGCGGTATTTGGATTAGGACAGTTCAGTAGAGTTCATGCTGATCTTAGCTTCGGCGGAAATGGTGTCGGGCTCGATGCGCTTTGGAACCCAATTTATCGGCCGGTATCCACCAGTGATTTCAAGTATTACTTAGGGTTCGGGCCTTCATTCTATTTTGGTGATCCATTTGCATTTGGTGTAGCTGGTGAGATTGGGATAGAGTATGCCTTTGTGGATGTGCCTATTGTGATCGGTGCGGATTGGAGACCAAATTTCAGGCTGGTGGAGAATACCGATTTCCTTGCCGATCAGTTTGGGTTGAACATTCGCTGGAGATTCGGCAATGATGGTAGTAGTAGTACCAAATAA